The bacterium genome segment CGATAACTTCTTCAGTATTAAATATCGAGGGCTGCCCCCAGCCTTTTCTAATTATCTCGCAAGCTCTTCTTAAAAACTTATCCGGGCTTTTCTTGCTCAATAGAAAATTGCTACTGGGTTGCAATAATATCATTTCATCGATTACATCGAGTATCAGATAGGTTAAGTCATTCACTCCATCAGAACCATCAACCTTTAATCCACCATTATTAATATTGGCAAAATCGGTATAGGTCCCACTTTCTGCTAAAGTTACTCCTACTTTGGGCGGTGCCGGTTGGTTGTTAAACTTTATCCAAAAATACTCTAAAAGTTCCTTTGCTTTCTCCTGGTTCAGCGTCCCCTCTTCCAGCTCCTTTTTATAAAAGGGGTATAGATGCTGGTCTAATCTGCCGGGGTTAAAGGAGTCCCAAGTATTAAGTTCGGTGATAACTCCTAAGTGAACGAACCAGTACATCTGGAGGGCTTCCCAAAAATTTCGGGGAGGATGGACGGGGATATGCGAACAAACTTCGGTAATTTTGAAAAGTTCCTTTTTTCTTTGAGGATTTTTCTCGGCTTTAGCCATCTCTAAGGCTTTTTCGGCATAGCGCTCGGCAAATCTGATTATCGCTTTAGCACAGATAAGCATTGCTTTTAACTCTTCCTGTTTATCATAAGCTTCGGGGTCATTTAAATAATCAAGATTCTGCATACTTTTCTCTATATCCCGGATAAAATCAGAAAAACCTTTATAATATATCTTGTCATCTGCCACCGTATGTCCGGGAGCTCTCTGCTCCATGAATTCGGTAAATATTCCGGCTGTGTAACAGTCCTTCCACTCCAGAGTCATCTCTTTAAATATCCGACTGCGCATTGACCTGTTTTCCCAATAAGGAATAATTTTCTCTTTTTGAATTTCCTTTATTTTCTGATTTACTGTAAAAAAAATCTTCTTTCGATTATTAATCAGTTCGAGGTCTTCCAGACTGTGACAACATAATTCAGGAAAGGTGGGAGTCGCCCGGGGGTGTTCCCCTCTTTCTCCTACAATAAGTTCTCCTTCACCAATACATATACTTTTATTTTCCAGAACATATCCAAAAACTAAGGCACGAAGAACAGGAGCTGAAACTGTTCCGTTGTACTTCTTATAGGCTTCAGTCACTAAATTTGCCCGCTCAATAGAAATATAAGGTTGTGTATCTAAACTTTCCTGTCTTAATTTTTTTACTCTTTCATTCATATAGATTAACCTCTTAATTTTACATTCAGATTAAACTTCCTTAAAATCATTGCAGACCCCATTCTCTTTAAAACTAAAATAACCATTCCCACCGATTATAATATGGTCTAATAAAACAATATCTACAGTTTTGAGGGCGGCTTTTATAGCCTTTGTTATACTGCAATCATCCTCTGATGGTTTTAAGGATTCTCCGGGATGATTGTGTGAAATAATAACGCCTGTCGCATGATTGTGTAATGCCCGTTC includes the following:
- a CDS encoding pyruvate formate lyase family protein is translated as MNERVKKLRQESLDTQPYISIERANLVTEAYKKYNGTVSAPVLRALVFGYVLENKSICIGEGELIVGERGEHPRATPTFPELCCHSLEDLELINNRKKIFFTVNQKIKEIQKEKIIPYWENRSMRSRIFKEMTLEWKDCYTAGIFTEFMEQRAPGHTVADDKIYYKGFSDFIRDIEKSMQNLDYLNDPEAYDKQEELKAMLICAKAIIRFAERYAEKALEMAKAEKNPQRKKELFKITEVCSHIPVHPPRNFWEALQMYWFVHLGVITELNTWDSFNPGRLDQHLYPFYKKELEEGTLNQEKAKELLEYFWIKFNNQPAPPKVGVTLAESGTYTDFANINNGGLKVDGSDGVNDLTYLILDVIDEMILLQPSSNFLLSKKSPDKFLRRACEIIRKGWGQPSIFNTEEVI